In Kitasatospora sp. NA04385, a single genomic region encodes these proteins:
- a CDS encoding discoidin domain-containing protein, with amino-acid sequence MYRRVLGTATAAAVVLGLTGAAPAPAHRPTRPAEVRVWVTTPDGAELLHQRPSVAFHPGASARTTITVDPTQTFQRMDGFGASITDSSAAVLSTLPPTDRDAALRRLFDPAGGIGISMVRQPIGSSDFTAAAEHYTYDDVPAGQSDFALSRFSIAHDERQILPLLRRARRLNPELKVVATPWSPPAWMKTGDSLLEGKLKDDPAVYDAYARYLVKFVQAYAAAGVPVDYLTVQNEPQNRKPNAYPGTDLTAEQEEKVIEALGPLLRKASPRTKILGYDHNWVTHPDDVRNTPPGEDPETDYPYRLLDSDAAKWLAGTAYHCYAGDPSAQSALHDAHPDKGIWFTECSGSHGPDDTVAQTFRGTLTWHARNLTVGATRNWAESVLNWNIALDEHDGPHNGGCGTCTALLTVHDDHSVTTGAEYYTIGHLSKFVRPGAVRIASTNFGTPGWNGQLTDVAFTDPDGSTVLVVHNENDAPRDFAVAVGGQSFEYTLPGGALATFSWPGAGAPKADRREVPLTGATATAGPAAADARAAIDADASTRWSSGAAQAPGQYLRIDLGRRTAFDRVALDSGDNLGDYARGWRIEASDDGTRWRPLAAGAGTGQLTTVDLPRDTRARYLRITATAAAPNWWSLADVRLYR; translated from the coding sequence GCACCGCCACGGCCGCGGCCGTGGTCCTGGGCCTGACCGGCGCGGCCCCCGCCCCGGCGCACCGGCCGACCCGACCGGCCGAGGTCCGGGTCTGGGTCACCACCCCGGACGGCGCCGAACTGCTGCACCAGCGCCCCTCGGTGGCGTTCCACCCGGGGGCGTCCGCCCGCACCACCATCACCGTCGACCCGACGCAGACCTTCCAGCGGATGGACGGCTTCGGTGCTTCGATCACCGACTCCTCCGCCGCCGTGCTGAGCACCCTGCCCCCGACCGACCGGGACGCCGCGCTGCGCCGGCTCTTCGACCCCGCGGGCGGGATCGGCATCAGCATGGTCCGCCAGCCGATCGGCTCCTCCGACTTCACGGCCGCCGCCGAGCACTACACCTACGACGACGTCCCGGCCGGGCAGAGCGACTTCGCACTGAGCCGCTTCTCGATCGCCCACGACGAGCGGCAGATCCTCCCGCTGCTGCGCCGAGCCAGGCGCCTCAACCCGGAGTTGAAGGTGGTGGCGACGCCGTGGAGCCCGCCCGCCTGGATGAAGACCGGTGACTCGCTGCTGGAGGGCAAGCTCAAGGACGACCCGGCGGTCTACGACGCGTACGCCCGCTACCTGGTGAAGTTCGTGCAGGCGTACGCGGCGGCGGGCGTCCCGGTCGACTACCTGACGGTGCAGAACGAGCCGCAGAACCGCAAGCCCAACGCGTACCCGGGCACCGACCTGACCGCCGAGCAGGAGGAGAAGGTGATCGAGGCGCTCGGGCCGCTGCTGAGGAAGGCCAGCCCGCGCACGAAGATCCTCGGCTACGACCACAACTGGGTCACCCACCCCGACGACGTCCGCAACACCCCGCCCGGCGAGGACCCGGAGACCGACTACCCGTACCGGCTGCTGGACAGCGACGCCGCCAAGTGGCTGGCCGGCACCGCCTACCACTGCTACGCGGGCGACCCGTCCGCGCAGAGCGCGCTGCACGACGCGCACCCCGACAAGGGCATCTGGTTCACCGAGTGCTCCGGCTCGCACGGGCCGGACGACACCGTCGCGCAGACCTTCCGCGGGACGCTGACCTGGCACGCTCGCAACCTGACCGTCGGCGCGACCCGCAACTGGGCCGAGTCCGTGCTCAACTGGAACATCGCGCTGGACGAGCACGACGGCCCGCACAACGGCGGCTGCGGCACCTGCACCGCCCTGCTGACCGTGCACGACGACCACAGCGTCACCACCGGCGCCGAGTACTACACCATCGGCCACCTGTCGAAGTTCGTCCGCCCCGGCGCCGTCCGGATCGCCAGCACCAACTTCGGCACGCCGGGCTGGAACGGGCAGCTGACCGACGTCGCGTTCACCGACCCGGACGGGTCGACCGTGCTGGTGGTGCACAACGAGAACGACGCCCCGCGCGACTTCGCCGTCGCGGTCGGCGGCCAGAGCTTCGAGTACACCCTGCCCGGCGGCGCGCTGGCCACCTTCAGCTGGCCCGGGGCCGGTGCGCCGAAGGCCGACCGGCGCGAGGTCCCGCTCACCGGCGCCACCGCCACCGCCGGGCCGGCCGCCGCCGACGCCCGCGCGGCGATCGACGCGGACGCCTCCACCCGGTGGTCCAGCGGCGCGGCCCAGGCCCCCGGCCAGTACCTGCGGATCGACCTGGGACGGCGCACCGCCTTCGACCGGGTCGCCCTCGACAGCGGCGACAACCTCGGCGACTACGCCCGCGGTTGGCGGATCGAGGCGAGCGACGACGGCACCCGCTGGCGCCCCCTCGCCGCCGGCGCCGGCACCGGCCAGCTCACCACCGTCGACCTGCCGCGCGACACCCGGGCCCGCTACCTGCGGATCACCGCCACCGCCGCCGCGCCCAACTGGTGGAGCCTCGCGGACGTCCGCCTCTACCGCTGA